AACACCGTGGAGAACTATGTGTTACTGATATCCAAGTCAACAGGGCTCAGCACATCCTACTCGAAAGGATGCGAGTACCGGTTGATCTTCTCCAGCGGAGCTGTTTTCCTAGGTGTGAAGACCCATGGGCACAAGGATAGTCTTCCAGGCCTGGGAAAAGGTTTTTACAAGCCTTTCGACAGGAGCATAGCTTTAAACCCGAGGCTTGCGAAAGCATTGATAAATCTTGCAAGAGCCAGGGAGGGAGGCGTGCTGGCAGATCCTTTCGCCGGCACAGGCACAATACCGATAATCGCCTCGGCAATCGGCATACACCCTATCGCAATAGAGCTCGACTGGAGTCTCGTGCACGGGATGGAGAAAAACCTGAGGCACTACAAGGCAAACGCCATACCAGTGCTCGGAGATTCCACTCAAGTAAATCTATCAAGCATTGACGCTGTCGCGACAGACCCGCCTTATGGAAGAGGGGCTAGCACTCACGGCGAGGATGTTGCCTCCATCTACTCGCAGTTTATTGAGAAAATACCGTCATGGCTGGGGAGGAATAGGTATGCATCCTTCCTTGCACCACTGTTTCTCGAAGACTTTATCGATGATAAAATAGCCTGTACAGGATTAAATCTTGTAGGAAAATATTATGATTACGTCCACAGCGGGTTAATCAGGGTTGTCTACGTGGTGAAGAATGTTTGAACGTTAGGATTTACATGCTGGGAACAGGGGCTGCCATACCCATAAACAGGGGGTTGCCGTGCATAGCGTTGAAGGCTGACTCCAATATTTACCTCTTAGATGTTGGGGAAGGATGCCAGTCGAGAATGTTTAAAACCGGTTTAAGCCCGCTTAAAGTTAAAACAGTTTTCATCACACATCTCCACGGGGATCACTACCTAGGCTTGTTCGGCCTCCTCCAGACAATGCATCTCTCAAACAGGAAGGAAGCGTTAAACATTGTGGCACCGAGGGATCTCTTCAATCTAATAGAGAAGTACATGGAGCTCCGATTGATGAATATTGATTTCCAGTTAAACTTCGTGGATGTTGAGGAGGGAAGAGAGTACAGCGATGAGAAAATAACGGTCATACCCTACCCGGTAGCGCACTCCATCCCCGCTCACGGATTCCTTGTTAGAGCAGGCAAGCACGTGATAAGCTACACAGGGGATACCGGGCCCTCGTCGAGCACTATAGAATACTCTAGAAACGCTGACATCCTTATTCACGAAGCAACTTTCACGAGCGCGATGAGGGAGGAAGCCCATGAGCAGGGACACTCCACCTCGGGCGATGCCGCAATGATTGCTTCCAGGGCAGGGGTTAAACTGCTGGTTTTAACACACATCAGTGCCCGGTACTCGGATGAGAACGAGCTGTACGTTGATGCTTCAAGATTCCACGAGAACGTAGTAGTTGCTCGCGATTACATGTCGCTTATCCTTTAGCGATGTTTTGAACCCCGGGGAAAGCTCATGTGTTGAAAAATGGGGAAAGGTTCTGAAACCGTTATGGGGTCTAGCCTGTTAAGTAGTTAACCACTTCCTCTAGGTTGTCATTGATTATATGGATTTTAATCGGGCCGAGCGGTGACTCCTTAGCATCATCAATGAACGAGATTTTAGAGGCAAAAGCAGCCTGCTTATGCAGTAGAATAGTTAGCTCTCCATCGCTGATTCTCCTGAGAAGATACGATTTAGCAGCCGGCTCTATCTGCTGCGTCCTGATAAGCTTTCTCAAAGGCTCAAGAGAGCGCAAATCCATTGACACACCCTTGAGAAGCCTGTAGCCCTCACCTACCAGTACAAGATCCCCTGAGTACACGTTCTCCACTGCCTTCTTAACTTTCTCAACATCCTCGGTGGGTCGAACCTCGGCCTCCACCTCTATCTTAACCATTACTCCTCACCAGCTTAGAGAATAGTTCTAAAGCCTTCCTCCTTAGCTCGTCAAGGCCGGACTCGTTAACAATCATATAGTCAGCCAGAGCGATCAGGTTTCCCACGCCAAATCCTAGTTCAACCATGTCTCTTTTCAAAAACTCCTCGTAAGTCGCTGGGTCACCGCTCCTACGTCTCTCAAGCAGTCTCTGAAACCTCGTCCTAGGTGAAGCGTGAACCGCGACTATTACGGTCTCCCCCAGCTTCCTGAACTCGTCAAGCTCCTCCAGGCTTCTCGCTCCATCTATTACTACCGTGTCCAGGCTTCTATCAATCTTCTCAATGGTTCTCAAAGCAATAATTCTTGGACCATGCTCCTGCCTCAGCAATACAGATGTTTTAACCATGGTTTCCGGCGTTATCTCTTTGAAACGCTTCAATGCTTCCTCCCTAACCACGTCGCCCATGCTGTATATTTTAAACCCGAGCTCCCTGGCGACATCGATAACCACGGTCTTGCCCGCACCAGGCATGCCTACGACCAGGATTAGTTTCAAAAACGCTCACCAGTCTTTTTATACAGTATATAAGCGTAAAGGATTATAATTTGAAATGTGGGAAGGGTTCTCGATGAAGGAGGATTTACTTAGAGTTTTTATAGCAATAGAGATTGAGAACCAGGAAGTATTAAGGGGTTTAATCAGGATCAGGGACTTAATAGCTTCAAGCGGCGCGGACGTGAAGCCTGTTGAAGATGAAAACATCCATTTAACCCTCCGTTTCATCGGAGAGGTACCGGGGAGTGTTGTTGAAGAAGTATGCAACATCCTGGCAAGCCTTAAGCATTCGAGATTCGATATGCATGTTAAAGGAATAGGGGTCTTCCCAACCATTCACAGGCCTAGAGTAGTGTGGGCCGGGGTCACCGAGGGTTCCAGCGAGGTCGCTATGTTGCACGACATGGTTGAGAAGGAGCTACGCAGGCTGAGAATACCGGCAGATAGGGAGGAGTTCACTCCTCACATAACACTGCTGAGAGTTAAGAGCGGGAGGGGGGTGGATAAGCTTGTCAAGCTTGTAGATGAATTCAAGGACGCTGACTTCGGTGTAACCCCTGTTGAAAGAATAGTTTTAAAGAAGAGCACGCTCACTCCGAGAGGACCTATTTACACGGACATATGCTATAAAGCACTGGATT
This region of Thermosphaera aggregans genomic DNA includes:
- a CDS encoding TRM11 family SAM-dependent methyltransferase — encoded protein: MKRCWNRLSEKQDVKQSRSTCIENPQLPYGEETPVYFVLNGSNEFLSTGELKALLETYGCKGGLSCTTMVCTGKVSPRILDRVMERSGFLKEAGILIGVDDPENPSLGFHLPSPVPQGWLHISIMKRTVGKNTVENYVLLISKSTGLSTSYSKGCEYRLIFSSGAVFLGVKTHGHKDSLPGLGKGFYKPFDRSIALNPRLAKALINLARAREGGVLADPFAGTGTIPIIASAIGIHPIAIELDWSLVHGMEKNLRHYKANAIPVLGDSTQVNLSSIDAVATDPPYGRGASTHGEDVASIYSQFIEKIPSWLGRNRYASFLAPLFLEDFIDDKIACTGLNLVGKYYDYVHSGLIRVVYVVKNV
- a CDS encoding ribonuclease Z translates to MNVRIYMLGTGAAIPINRGLPCIALKADSNIYLLDVGEGCQSRMFKTGLSPLKVKTVFITHLHGDHYLGLFGLLQTMHLSNRKEALNIVAPRDLFNLIEKYMELRLMNIDFQLNFVDVEEGREYSDEKITVIPYPVAHSIPAHGFLVRAGKHVISYTGDTGPSSSTIEYSRNADILIHEATFTSAMREEAHEQGHSTSGDAAMIASRAGVKLLVLTHISARYSDENELYVDASRFHENVVVARDYMSLIL
- a CDS encoding RNA-binding domain-containing protein, producing the protein MVKIEVEAEVRPTEDVEKVKKAVENVYSGDLVLVGEGYRLLKGVSMDLRSLEPLRKLIRTQQIEPAAKSYLLRRISDGELTILLHKQAAFASKISFIDDAKESPLGPIKIHIINDNLEEVVNYLTG
- a CDS encoding AAA family ATPase; this encodes MKLILVVGMPGAGKTVVIDVARELGFKIYSMGDVVREEALKRFKEITPETMVKTSVLLRQEHGPRIIALRTIEKIDRSLDTVVIDGARSLEELDEFRKLGETVIVAVHASPRTRFQRLLERRRSGDPATYEEFLKRDMVELGFGVGNLIALADYMIVNESGLDELRRKALELFSKLVRSNG
- the thpR gene encoding RNA 2',3'-cyclic phosphodiesterase, giving the protein MKEDLLRVFIAIEIENQEVLRGLIRIRDLIASSGADVKPVEDENIHLTLRFIGEVPGSVVEEVCNILASLKHSRFDMHVKGIGVFPTIHRPRVVWAGVTEGSSEVAMLHDMVEKELRRLRIPADREEFTPHITLLRVKSGRGVDKLVKLVDEFKDADFGVTPVERIVLKKSTLTPRGPIYTDICYKALD